In Gopherus flavomarginatus isolate rGopFla2 chromosome 1, rGopFla2.mat.asm, whole genome shotgun sequence, a single genomic region encodes these proteins:
- the PACSIN2 gene encoding protein kinase C and casein kinase substrate in neurons protein 2 isoform X3, producing the protein MNCIHERARIEKTYAQQLTEWAKRWKQLVEKGPQYGTVEKAWHAVMSEAEKVSELHLDIKSALMNEDFEKIKNWQKEAFHKQMMGGFKETKEAEDGYRKAQKPWAKKLKEVEAAKKAYHAACKEEKLAISREMNSKADPALNPEQLKKLQDKVEKSKQDVLKTKEKYEKSLKDLDHVTPQYMENMEQVFEQCQQFEEKRLRFFREVLLEVQKHLDLSNDVSYKNIYRELEQNIKTADAIEDLRWFRANHGPGMSMNWPQFEEWSADFNRTLSRREKKKASDGVTLTGVNQTGDQASQHTKHSSHLSVPSNTVQSLQSSYNPFEDEDDTGSTVSEKEDNKIKNVSSSEKNQSYPTEWSDEESSNPFSSTDANGDTNPFDEDASPAMEVRVRALYDYEGQEHDELSFKAGDELTKTEDEDEQGWCKGRLDNGQVGLYPANYVEAIQ; encoded by the exons ATGAACTGTATTCATGAACGTGCAAGAATAGAGAAGACCTATGCTCAGCAGCTTACAGAATGGGCAAAAAGATGGAAACAACTTGTGGAAAAAG GTCCACAGTATGGAACAGTAGAAAAGGCTTGGCATGCAGTTATGTCAGAAGCTGAAAAAGTGAGTGAATTACATCTAGACATAAAAAGTGCACTGATGAATGAGGACTTTGAAAAGATCAAGAACTGGCAGAAGGAGGCCTTTCATAAGCAAATGATGGGAGGATTTAAGGAAACGAAAGAAGCAGAAGATGGATACAGAAAGGCACAGAAACCCTGGGCGAAAAAGCTAAAAGAG GTGGAAGCTGCTAAGAAAGCATACCATGCAGCATGCAAAGAAGAGAAACTGGCTATATCCCGAGAAATGAACAGCAAAGCAGATCCAGCACTGAATCCAGAACAGCTTAAGAAATTACAAGATAAAgtggaaaaaagcaaacaagatgtgcTAAAG ACAAAAGAAAAGTACGAAAAATCACTGAAAGACctggatcatgttacacctcAGTATATGGAAAATATGGAGCAGGTATTTGAACAATGTCAGCAGTTTGAGGAAAAACGTCTGCGTTTCTTCCGTGAAGTGTTACTGGAAGTTCAAAAACACCTTGACTTATCTAATGATGTGAG TTACAAAAATATCTATCGTGAATTGGAGCAGAATATCAAAACAGCAGATGCTATTGAAGATCTGCGGTGGTTTAGAGCTAATCATGGTCCAGGGATGTCAATGAATTGGCCTCAATTTGAG GAGTGGTCTGCAGATTTCAATCGTACTCTCAGTAGAAGAGAGAAGAAGAAGGCTTCAGATGGAGTGACTCTAACTGGTGTCAACCAGACAGGAGATCAGGCTTCGCAGCATACCAAGCATAGCAG CCATCTTAGTGTCCCGAGTAATACAGTGCAGTCATTACAATCAAGTTACAATCCCTTTGAAGATGAAGATGATACGGGGAGTACTGTCAGTGAAAAGGAGGACAATAAAATCAAAAA TGTTAGCAGCTCTGAGAAAAACCAAAGCTACCCTACAGAATGGTCTGATGAAGAGTCTAGCAATCCGTTTTCTTCCACTGATGCAAATGGAGATACAAACCCATTTGATGAAGATGCCTCCCCTGCCATGGAGGTGAGAGTACGAGCACTGTATGACTATGAGGGCCAAGAGCATGATGAACTCAGTTTTAAGGCTG